In the genome of Verrucomicrobiia bacterium, one region contains:
- the gyrA gene encoding DNA gyrase subunit A: MADSNNPNDPQNPDQRPPGATPLFAANEKVAKINVADEIKNSFLDYSMSVIISRALPDVRDGLKPSQRRILFAMHDLSLFPNRQHRKCAKICGDTSGNYHPHGEAVIYPTLVHMAQPWAMRERLIDGQGNFGSVEGDPPAAMRYTEARMTHLGAALMEDMDKDTVDFVANYDETRTEPTVFPAAFPNLLINGGTGIAVGMATNMAPHNLGEVVDGICAQIDNPNITLPQLMKFIKGPDFPTGCTICGLEPIKKYFEDGRGSVKVRGKVGVEQLKGGREQIIITEIPYNVNRAILVERIAELVNEKTITDITAIRDESDENTRVVIELKRDAIAKVVINNLYQFTALESSFAVNALAIDHGRPKTLGLKAIISCYIEHRREVVLRRTRFELRKAEDRAETLEGYLIALANMDEFIRIIRGSANREEARVKLLAFEFTRAQVEQLGILIRSEARLTGGRYAFSEAQANSILELRLYQLTGLEIDKVRAEYGQLIERIKDLLDILAKESRVLAIIKAELQTIKDKYASPRLTDLVPDEGEIAIEDLIANEGVIITITHSGLIKRTNVSSYRAQRRGGRGVIGMTTREGSAGEGEADDFIEHLFTASTHDYLMFFTNTGRVYVERVHEIPDMGRAAKGRSIANLLELKADEKVAALIRVISRTGPNKEDVTWQQPEFLFFATQQGTVKKTALGEFSNMRKGGIIAIGIDPGDALIAVKLTSGNNEVVLITREGQSIRFSEADVRSMGRPAAGVRGITLEKTDALVALEVVVPNATLLVAGGNGVGKRTDFGEYRVQSRGGKGIITMKTTDKTGGVVGALTVQDSDEIMLITVGGQMVRIPVAGIREAGRNTQGVKLINLDANDKLQAIAPVINEEKEVADNGEPGEPTPPPAG, translated from the coding sequence ATGGCTGATTCCAATAATCCCAACGACCCGCAAAATCCTGATCAACGTCCTCCAGGCGCGACTCCGCTATTCGCCGCCAACGAAAAAGTCGCGAAAATCAACGTCGCCGACGAAATCAAAAATTCGTTCCTCGACTATTCGATGTCCGTGATCATCTCGCGCGCTTTGCCCGACGTGCGCGACGGTTTGAAGCCTTCACAGCGGCGCATTCTTTTTGCGATGCACGACCTTTCGCTTTTTCCGAATCGCCAGCATCGTAAGTGCGCGAAAATTTGCGGCGATACCAGCGGTAATTACCATCCTCACGGCGAAGCGGTGATCTATCCGACCCTGGTACACATGGCGCAACCGTGGGCCATGCGCGAGCGGCTTATTGATGGCCAGGGAAATTTCGGTTCCGTCGAAGGCGACCCGCCCGCCGCCATGCGTTATACCGAAGCCCGCATGACCCATCTCGGCGCCGCCCTGATGGAAGACATGGACAAAGACACCGTTGATTTCGTCGCCAACTATGACGAGACACGCACGGAGCCCACCGTTTTTCCCGCCGCGTTTCCAAACCTGCTCATCAATGGCGGCACCGGCATCGCCGTCGGCATGGCCACCAACATGGCGCCGCACAATCTCGGCGAAGTCGTGGACGGCATTTGCGCGCAAATTGATAATCCGAACATCACGCTTCCGCAGTTGATGAAATTTATCAAGGGGCCGGACTTCCCGACCGGTTGCACCATCTGTGGCCTTGAGCCGATCAAAAAATATTTCGAAGACGGTCGTGGCAGCGTCAAGGTTCGCGGCAAAGTGGGCGTCGAACAATTAAAAGGCGGGCGCGAACAAATCATCATCACCGAAATTCCTTATAACGTAAACCGCGCGATCCTCGTCGAACGCATCGCCGAACTGGTCAACGAAAAGACCATCACCGACATCACCGCCATTCGCGACGAGTCGGATGAAAACACGCGCGTGGTGATCGAGTTGAAGCGCGACGCCATCGCCAAGGTGGTTATCAACAATCTCTATCAATTCACCGCGCTCGAATCCAGTTTCGCCGTCAATGCGCTCGCCATTGATCATGGCCGTCCCAAGACCCTTGGCCTCAAAGCCATTATCAGTTGTTACATCGAGCATCGCCGCGAAGTTGTGCTTCGCCGCACGCGCTTCGAGTTGCGCAAGGCTGAGGACCGCGCCGAAACGCTCGAAGGCTATCTCATCGCGCTCGCGAACATGGATGAATTCATCCGCATCATCCGCGGTTCGGCGAATCGTGAGGAAGCGCGCGTGAAACTGCTCGCGTTCGAATTTACCCGCGCGCAAGTGGAACAACTCGGCATTCTTATCCGCAGCGAAGCCCGGCTGACTGGCGGGCGTTATGCCTTCAGCGAAGCCCAGGCCAATTCCATTTTGGAACTTCGTCTCTATCAGTTGACCGGTTTGGAAATTGACAAGGTTCGCGCCGAATATGGACAGCTTATCGAGCGCATCAAGGACCTGCTCGATATTCTCGCCAAGGAATCGCGCGTGCTCGCGATCATCAAGGCCGAACTTCAAACCATCAAAGATAAATACGCCTCGCCGCGCCTGACCGATCTTGTTCCCGATGAAGGTGAAATCGCCATCGAGGATTTGATCGCGAACGAAGGCGTCATCATCACCATCACGCACAGCGGGCTTATCAAGCGCACCAATGTCAGTTCGTATCGCGCGCAACGGCGCGGGGGCAGGGGAGTGATCGGCATGACTACTCGCGAAGGTTCGGCGGGCGAGGGTGAGGCGGATGATTTCATCGAGCATCTTTTCACCGCCAGCACGCACGATTACCTGATGTTTTTCACGAACACCGGGCGCGTCTATGTCGAGCGCGTGCATGAGATTCCCGACATGGGCCGCGCCGCGAAAGGCCGCAGCATTGCCAACCTGCTCGAATTGAAGGCCGACGAAAAAGTTGCCGCGCTCATCCGAGTTATCTCCCGCACCGGCCCGAACAAGGAAGACGTCACCTGGCAGCAACCAGAGTTCCTATTTTTTGCGACGCAACAGGGAACCGTCAAGAAAACCGCGCTCGGAGAATTCAGCAACATGCGCAAGGGCGGCATCATCGCCATCGGCATTGACCCGGGTGACGCGCTGATCGCCGTCAAGCTCACCAGTGGCAATAACGAAGTTGTTCTCATCACGCGCGAAGGCCAAAGCATCCGCTTCTCTGAAGCAGACGTTCGCTCGATGGGCCGTCCCGCTGCCGGCGTTCGCGGAATCACGCTGGAAAAAACCGACGCCTTGGTGGCGCTGGAAGTGGTCGTGCCGAATGCCACCTTGCTTGTGGCCGGTGGCAACGGCGTCGGCAAACGCACCGACTTCGGTGAATATCGCGTTCAATCGCGCGGCGGCAAGGGCATCATCACCATGAAAACCACCGACAAAACGGGCGGCGTCGTCGGCGCGCTCACGGTACAGGATTCCGACGAGATCATGCTGATCACCGTCGGCGGACAGATGGTGCGCATCCCGGTCGCGGGCATCCGTGAAGCGGGCCGCAATACCCAGGGCGTAAAATTGATCAATCTCGATGCGAACGACAAACTCCAGGCGATCGCGCCCGTGATCAACGAGGAAAAAGAGGTCGCGGACAATGGCGAGCCCGGCGAACCGACTCCGCCACCGGCTGGTTGA
- a CDS encoding acyloxyacyl hydrolase, with the protein MKRTVKNYSLKLLVMAAAAAPLFAQADSSSTYSVDDNFRFGWHEFTLGGASFYANVIRGSNRPNLDYAMGYAEAGFMVTEPKGDSFFRGSFELVPEIFGATIHQGPGSYIAGATLWFRYNFVPQDWKFVPYLELGGGGTTLDIPHNYDGKDFNFNLDAALGFHYFIAPRCALNAEYRFQHISNADLWDRNIGVNATGPAVGVSFFF; encoded by the coding sequence ATGAAACGGACTGTAAAAAACTATAGCTTGAAATTATTGGTGATGGCGGCTGCGGCGGCGCCATTGTTCGCCCAGGCGGACTCGTCTTCCACTTACTCCGTTGACGATAATTTTCGTTTTGGCTGGCATGAATTCACTTTGGGCGGCGCGAGTTTTTACGCGAACGTGATTCGCGGCTCGAACCGGCCGAACCTCGATTACGCGATGGGTTACGCGGAGGCCGGCTTCATGGTCACGGAACCCAAGGGCGACAGTTTTTTTCGCGGCAGCTTTGAATTGGTGCCGGAAATTTTTGGAGCCACGATTCATCAGGGGCCGGGAAGTTATATCGCGGGCGCGACACTTTGGTTCCGCTATAATTTCGTCCCGCAAGACTGGAAGTTCGTTCCGTATCTCGAACTCGGTGGCGGCGGCACGACGCTCGATATTCCGCACAATTACGACGGCAAGGATTTTAATTTCAACCTGGATGCCGCGCTCGGTTTTCATTACTTCATCGCGCCGCGCTGCGCGTTGAATGCCGAATACCGCTTTCAACATATTTCCAACGCGGACTTGTGGGACCGTAATATCGGCGTGAATGCAACCGGCCCGGCAGTGGGCGTCTCTTTTTTCTTTTAA
- the pdxH gene encoding pyridoxamine 5'-phosphate oxidase: MSGEKPLADYRREYTLAGLRRADLDADPIAQFSRWFQQAVASAVPEPNAMTLATADADGRPSSRIVLLKNTDARGFIFYTNYDSRKGRELDANPNAALTFFWPQLERQVCIAGTVSKVSREESEHYFNSRPKGSRLSAWVSHQSEAVADRAALEKKLAELEAKYPGETVPLPPYWGGFCVTPTRVEFWQGRPNRLHDRFCYVRQPGQAWLIERLSP; the protein is encoded by the coding sequence ATGTCAGGAGAAAAGCCTTTAGCCGACTACCGCCGCGAATATACGCTCGCGGGCTTGCGTCGTGCCGACCTCGACGCCGATCCCATTGCGCAATTTTCAAGATGGTTTCAACAGGCGGTGGCTTCCGCCGTTCCTGAACCGAATGCCATGACGCTCGCCACCGCCGATGCGGACGGACGTCCCTCGTCGCGGATCGTGCTGCTAAAAAATACCGATGCGCGGGGATTCATTTTCTACACGAATTACGACAGCCGCAAGGGCCGCGAGCTGGATGCGAATCCAAATGCCGCGCTCACTTTTTTTTGGCCGCAACTGGAACGTCAGGTGTGCATCGCCGGCACGGTGAGCAAAGTTTCGCGGGAGGAGTCGGAGCATTATTTCAACAGCCGCCCCAAGGGCAGCCGCCTGTCCGCGTGGGTTTCGCATCAGAGCGAGGCGGTTGCCGACCGGGCTGCGCTCGAGAAAAAACTTGCGGAACTCGAGGCCAAATATCCCGGTGAGACCGTGCCGCTGCCACCGTATTGGGGTGGTTTTTGCGTAACGCCAACGCGGGTTGAATTTTGGCAGGGACGTCCAAACCGCCTGCATGATCGCTTTTGTTACGTTCGCCAACCCGGCCAAGCCTGGCTGATCGAACGGCTTTCGCCGTGA